In one Pyramidobacter piscolens W5455 genomic region, the following are encoded:
- a CDS encoding transcriptional regulator — protein sequence MNEVLKKFVPLADMIAQTIGPHCEVVLHDMATPLQSVVYIANNTVTGRKIGDGFNLIISDVLSSRHFENDMLCNYSFRTSDGKLIKSSTTLLRDENGLVIGAMCINIDTTVITENIKWLQNLLPDATANMAESRDNNAPHVLEVVNEVIDKIFNSRDEKKMSRDEKMELMRQMDSRGIFLTKGAIEKVAEKMGVSKVTVYSYLDELKNKSGQ from the coding sequence ATGAATGAAGTCCTAAAGAAATTTGTCCCTCTTGCCGACATGATCGCCCAAACGATCGGGCCCCATTGTGAAGTGGTTCTTCACGATATGGCGACTCCCCTGCAGTCTGTAGTTTATATAGCAAACAACACGGTTACAGGGCGCAAGATCGGTGACGGATTCAATCTAATCATCTCCGATGTCTTGTCCTCCCGCCACTTTGAGAACGATATGCTCTGCAACTACTCTTTCAGAACTTCCGACGGAAAACTGATAAAGTCATCAACGACTTTGCTACGCGATGAAAACGGATTGGTCATCGGCGCGATGTGTATCAATATAGATACCACAGTGATCACGGAAAACATTAAATGGCTCCAAAATCTCTTGCCCGATGCTACTGCGAACATGGCTGAGAGTAGAGATAATAACGCGCCCCACGTTCTTGAAGTGGTTAATGAAGTCATTGATAAGATCTTCAACAGCCGCGATGAGAAAAAAATGTCGCGCGACGAGAAGATGGAATTAATGCGCCAGATGGATTCCAGGGGCATTTTCCTCACCAAAGGAGCTATCGAAAAAGTGGCTGAGAAAATGGGGGTTTCCAAAGTGACCGTGTATAGCTATCTGGACGAGTTAAAGAACAAAAGCGGACAATAA